One Diceros bicornis minor isolate mBicDic1 chromosome 26, mDicBic1.mat.cur, whole genome shotgun sequence DNA segment encodes these proteins:
- the ZNHIT1 gene encoding zinc finger HIT domain-containing protein 1, translating to MVEKKTSVRSQDPGQRRVLDRAARQRRINRQLEALENDNFQDDPHAGLPQLGKRLPQFDDDADTGKKKKKTRGDHFKLRFRKNFQALLEEQNLSVAEGPNYLTACAGPPSRPQRPFCAVCGFPSPYTCVSCGARYCTVRCLGTHQETRCLKWTV from the exons ATGGTGGAGAAGAAAACCTCTG TTCGCTCCCAGGACCCTGGACAGCGGCGGGTGCTGGACCGTGCCGCCCGGCAGCGCCGCATTAACAGGCAGCTCGAGGCCTTGGAGAATGACAACTTCCAGGACGACCCCCACGCAGGACTGCCCCAGCTCGGCAAGAGGCTGCCTCAGTTTGATGATGATGCAGACACCG gaaagaaaaagaagaaaactcgaGGTGATCATTTTAAACTTCGCTTCCGAAAAAACTTTCAGGCCTTGCTGGAGGAGCAG AACCTGAGTGTGGCTGAGGGCCCCAACTACCTGACAGCCTGTGCGGGACCCCCGTCCCGGCCCCAGCGCCCCTTCTGTGCCGTCTGCGGCTTCCCTTCCCCTTACACCTGTGTTAGCTGTGGTGCCCGATACTGCACTGTGCGCTGTCTGGGCACCCACCAGGAGACCAG GTGCCTGAAGTGGACTGTGTGA
- the FIS1 gene encoding mitochondrial fission 1 protein isoform X2: protein MEAVLNELVSVDDLLKFEKKFQSEKAAGSVSKSTQFEYAWCLVRSKYNDDIRKGIALLEELLPKGSKEEQRDYVFYLAVGNYRLKEYEKALKYVRGLLQTEPQNNQAKELERLIDKAMKKDGLVGMAIVGGMALGVAGLAGLIGFAVSKSKS from the exons AAGTTTGAAAAGAAATTTCAGTCTGAGAAAGCAGCAGGCTCCGTGTCCAAGAGCACGCAGTTTGAGTATGCCTGGTGCCTGGTGCGAAGCAAGTACAACGATGACATCCGTAAAGGCATTGCACTGCTGGAGG AGCTGCTGCCCAAAGGGAGCAAAGAGGAGCAGCGAGATTATGTCTTCTACCTGGCTGTGGGGAACTACCGGCTTAAG GAATATGAAAAGGCCCTAAAGTATGTGCGAGGGCTGCTGCAGACAGAGCCCCAGAACAACCAGGCCAAGGAACTGGAACGGCTCATTGATAAGGCCATGAAGAAAG ATGGACTAGTGGGCATGGCCATTGTTGGAGGCATGGCCCTGGGTGTAGCAGGACTGGCTGGACTCATCGGATTTGCTGTGTCCAAGTCCAAATCCTGA
- the CLDN15 gene encoding claudin-15 has product MSVAVEIFGFFMAALGLLMLGVTLPNSYWRVSTVHGNVITTNTIFENLWYSCATDSLGVYNCWEFPSMLALSGYIQACRALMITAVLLGFLGLFLGMLGLRCTNIGGIELSRKAKLAATAGALHILAGVCGMVAISWYAFNITQDFFNPSYQGTKYELGPALYLGWSASLLAILGGACLCAHCCCAPKEDPAARARLPYKASALRSASLSARLSPAAADEDDSSFGKYGKNAYV; this is encoded by the exons ATGTCGGTGGCTGTGGAGATCTTCGGCTTCTTCATGGCAGCCCTGGGGCTGCTGATGCTGGGGGTGACCCTGCCGAACAGCTACTGGCGAGTGTCCACCGTCCACGGGAACGTCATCACCACCAACACCATCTTTGAGAACCTCTGGTATAGCTGTGCCACCGACTCCCTGGGAGTCTACAACTGCTGGGAATTCCCGTCCATGCTGGCCCTCTCTG GGTACATCCAGGCCTGCCGGGCGCTCATGATCACTGCCGTCCTCCTGGGCTTCCTTGGCCTCTTCCTAGGCATGCTGGGGCTGCGCTGCACAAACATTGGTGGCATAGAGCTCTCCAGGAAGGCCAAGCTGGCGGCCACGGCAGGGGCCCTACACATACTGGCTG gtgtCTGTGGGATGGTGGCCATCTCCTGGTACGCCTTCAACATCACCCAGGACTTCTTCAACCCCTCCTATCAAGGAACCAA GTACGAGCTGGGCCCCGCCCTCTACCTGGGCTGGAGCGCCTCCCTGCTCGCCATCCTGGGCGGCGCCTGCCTCTGCGCCCACTGCTGCTGCGCCCCCAAAGAGGACCCCGCCGCCAG GGCCCGGCTTCCCTACAAGGCCTCCGCGCTGCGGTCCGCCAGCCTCTCCGCCCGCCTGTCCCCCGCGGCCGCGGATGAAGACGACAGCAGCTTTGGCAAATACGGCAAAAACGCTTACGTGTAG
- the FIS1 gene encoding mitochondrial fission 1 protein isoform X1 → MEAVLNELVSVDDLLKFEKKFQSEKAAGSVSKSTQFEYAWCLVRSKYNDDIRKGIALLEELLPKGSKEEQRDYVFYLAVGNYRLKEYEKALKYVRGLLQTEPQNNQAKELERLIDKAMKKAAVHSWLIPLTDLRGSGETQREGDRNWETDLLWGSRETQREGDRNREADQSRG, encoded by the exons AAGTTTGAAAAGAAATTTCAGTCTGAGAAAGCAGCAGGCTCCGTGTCCAAGAGCACGCAGTTTGAGTATGCCTGGTGCCTGGTGCGAAGCAAGTACAACGATGACATCCGTAAAGGCATTGCACTGCTGGAGG AGCTGCTGCCCAAAGGGAGCAAAGAGGAGCAGCGAGATTATGTCTTCTACCTGGCTGTGGGGAACTACCGGCTTAAG GAATATGAAAAGGCCCTAAAGTATGTGCGAGGGCTGCTGCAGACAGAGCCCCAGAACAACCAGGCCAAGGAACTGGAACGGCTCATTGATAAGGCCATGAAGAAAG CTGCCGTGCACTCTTGGCTCATTCCTCTGACCGACCTGCGGGGAAGCGGCGAGAcccagagggaaggagacagaaacTGGGAGACAGACCTCCTGTGGGGAAGCAGAGAGAcccagagggaaggagacagaaacCGGGAGGCAGACCAGAGCCGAGGCTGA